The genomic DNA ATGATCCTGAAGAATGAGATGATAGTATTCGCGGAGGCCGTCCCCGGTCTCTATCCTATCAATACCCAAATGGAGACGGCGTGCGAGCTCCAATGCATCGATCGAATTTTCATCCAGTCCGAATACGAGATAATTACCGATATTTCTGCAACCTTCAACGCGATCAGAGACGAGTTCGGATCTTATCTTGAAAATTCTTCTGTTTCTGTATTGTGTGGCATCAGATTCAATTTTGCCATCAATAAGGATGAATATGCGATCGCATAGATCTCTGAATTGATCAGGATCGTGGAAGGTTGAAAGAACAACCATGCCCATATCCTTTGCCTTTCGTAGAAAATCCAATATCAGATTCGCATTATATGCGTCAACGCCGTTCAACGGTTCATCGAGGACAACGACCTTCGGATATCCAATGAAGGCTGATAGGATGGCAAAACGCTGCTTCATTCCTTGCGATAGCGTTCCATATCTCCTATCCAGGAGATCGCACAGATTTGCGGTGATGCACAGAGATCGAAGATTCTCATCGATTTCAGAATCGGAAAGGCCGCGCATGAGTCCGATGAACCTTGCAATATTTGAGATCCTAAGATAGGAGGGGAATTCAGGTGTTTCAACGATCCCGCTAGCATGTTGACCGCCGTATCCGAATTGGACGCATTTGCCCATTATCGATACTGTTCCGTAGTCTGGTCGGATGAGTCCAAGTATTATCTTAAGCAGAGTGGATTTCCCTGCGCCATTTGGACCCATCATGCCGTAGAAACCAGGTTCATCGATTTCGATCGAGACACCGTTCAGAGCTGCTGTCTTTCCTATAGTTTTCTTCACGTCTCTAAGCTCAAGGATCGCGGTCATGTGATATCCCTCCACGAATATATGGATATGGAGATCGTCAGGAAAATGCATGTATAAACGACCAGTGTGAACGCCTGCAGAAAGAGATAGGTGAACGGTTCAGGTGCAATCGTTCCTGGATTTCCAAAGGGGAGCAAATTCACGTTGGAATAGATTCCGGATATGGCTGAAACATCGTTATTTATCAGGAACAAGGGCGATGGCATGCCGAACAGGTCAAACGCCAGATCCAGGGAGGAAAGTATGACGAAGTATGAGGTGAACACGATGATGACAGAGACCAGTACTCTGGATGTGGCCATGGCAGCGGACAGCGTGACTGCAGATATCGCAAGTACGATGAGAAATACGAACAGTATGGAAATGTACGCCTGTGTTGGCGGAAGCGTCCTGGATCCGCCGGATACAGAGGCTACACTGAAAAGGAAGTACACAATAACCACGGCATAAGATAAGAATGCGCTTGCTGCGTATCTTGAAAGTACGTCTAAATAGCGTGGGACGGGAAGGGATCCAAGAAGGTATCTGGTTCTGCTCTCCTGATTTCCCGCAGCTATGAAGGCCGTTATCATGGAAGTAACGAAGACAATGATCGCTTGATATGGTATTGACCACAGATAGTATGAGATGAGTATGTGTTCCGAACCGTTTATTCTGTGCAGTATATATGAAGCGCTTCTGATTGGAAAATCCGAAGAATAAGATATGGAGAAGTTGATATACGCCATGATGGCTGAGATTATGACGATCAATACGACGGAGATGTGGAATATCCTGGAGGAGTATGTTTCGTTCAGATAGAATCTAGTCAGATGTATGAACTTCGATATATTTGAAGAACGTATTCGTCTGGAGATCATAATACATTACCATTTCTGTACTGCTGGATGAGGTTCCAGTATGAGGACAGGAATGACAGGAAGGAATAGAATGAACCCGAGAATATGATCTCTATGGTCGATTGACCGATCGTTTTCATCGGCAACGGAGGTACCATATATTGCAGAAGCAGCAGCTGGTAGTATTCCATGAATTTTGTCATATTGCCTGTGGATGTAAAGTGTATGAATAAATAGGTTCGATCTGCAGTGTGATTCACTCCGACTGACGCTATGCCATTTCCGACATAATTGAGGAATATGGATATCCCTGCGCTTTTGTTGAGATCGCTTAATGTCTCCGACGATCCATTTATGCCCATGCGATATGAATATATGGCTGACTCCACCGCGGATAGATTGCCCATAACCACATTTCCATCGATGTTATCTGATATATAGATTCTCTCGATGTGTGGTCCATTGTTATTCCAGCTCAACAGATCTATGGCTCTGATCTCGTTCTCAGATAGGTTCTTCAAAGAAATATTCGATATGCTGAATATCTCTATATTCATATATGTGGAGAATAAACTGACCGTTATGTTTCCCATGCTCATGTATCCGGAGAGCTTTGCCCTTGCCAGGATCAGATCGGTTATGCTGTACGGCAGAATGAGACCCAAACTCCCGTTCCTGACGAACGCATATACCTGTTGATGATCCTCGTTCAGGAATATGAGTGAGGTATCGTTCGTAGGGATCAGAGATTGTGGGCTTAGATTTCGCATGTAATGGTAATTGTCAACCACCACCGCTTCTGCTGTGATGGTGGTCGTAACCACTGCCAGTGTGATGATGGTCATCGCTAGCCTGCTCAGCATCTATGCTACACCAGCTTATCTGCGCCTCCTGTAGAATATCGCAGCGACCGCAGCCACTACGACCACTATGGCAAGGATTCCCGCTATGAGATAGATATCGAGGTAGCTGATCTTCGGAAGCTTCGTCGTTATAGGCGTCGGTGTGGGTGAAGGCGGAGGAGTGCTTACGGTCGACGGGACATAGACCCATCTCAGCTGCGGATCTCCGTTGACGCCGTATACGACAAGATAGACGCTGTAATTCGAGTTTATCACAATGCTGAAATTCTTATACTGCGTGCCGTTGATGTAGACCTTACTGTTGAGAATGTCGGATATGGTTGCATTCTTCAGATACTGGAGCGGTACCTGGATCACTATGCTTCCGCTGGTTGCGGTGTAGTTAAGTACTATGGAATCGTTCACATTCTTCGGTGTGGTCACGGTGGCATTGTAACCGTAGGCGTCGATCCCGGAATTCGCGGCTGTGGATGTCGGTGCGGGCTCCTTGGCCAGCTTAAGCGATACATTTGTTTCGGTGCTGGATACATTGATCGTTATGGAAAGCGGATAATAGCCGTTTTCATATGCAGATACTGTGTATGTGCCGTATGGAACGGTGGCCGAGAAATATCCGGTGAGGTTGAGCGCTGCAACGGTTCCATTGATCAATACCGATGGACTGTCGGAGGCGTTGAACGGCATCATATTTCCGTTTATCATACCATATCTGGATATCTTCTGAAGAGCCAGGTTCACCGTCGTCGTCTTACCCTGCGATATGTTTACCTCAATGAGCGCGGTGCTGTATCCTGGAGCAAATGCACTTATATAATAAAATCCCGGGGTCAGGGACTGGTTGAAGTAGCCATTTGAAACAGGTATCGATACGCCGTCTGCAGATATGTGGGCGTAGGAAGGGTCGATGAAGCCCTGAAGGTATCCGTATGACGATATTGGCTTCATGTATACGGTGACGTGGTTCGTTGTCATGGGAGCGACGTATACGAAGTTGGAGTATGGATAATACCCGTCCTTGCTGACGTTTATGTAGTAGAAGCCTGGAGTGACCGTTTCTGTGGCATTTCCGTTTATCAGTATTATGGGCTGTCCGTTCAGAGTTGCGGTCGAGTTTGTATATTCATCGGTTATTATCAACGTCCCAACGTCGTTCGTGCGATTTGTCAATACCGATATGGTTCCATATATGAGGTTGGATACGTATATGAGACCGTTCTGAGATACGGCTGTCGATACGGGCCCTTCACCTACTGTGACGTTTCCGATAAGTTCCATGCTGGATGCATTGATGAATGAGACCTGCCCTGAGACGTATGTATGGCCGCTGGCATTCGACGCAGTGGCGAAATCATCGGTGATTATCATATCCATCGACTGCACGTAGTATGCAGACGTGATTATCCTGAATATTGAATTTGTCGCATTGAAGATCGGATAGAAACCTGTGAAAACAGTATTGTTAAAGACTGCGAAGCCCTCGTACGTCGGTATTATTATGAAATCATGTATCGGATCATATGTTATCGTGATCGGGACCTGTGCGATGTACCAGTCGGGAGAAATGTTCGAAGGATAGGTGACGTTTCTTACGACGGTGGTTCCGGATATCTCGGAGAAGGCACGGGTACCTGGGCTTATGCTAGTGTAGTATGCCACGTAGACCATACCGTTCGTGGTATTATAAGTTAATCCTCCAGCAACTCCAACACCGTTTGAGGAGAGCCCCAGCTGTATGAATGATCTCGTATCGCTCGTCATGTTGATGTATTCAAGCTCATCGTACACCCCATTGATCTGGGAAATGAGGGCCAGCGATATGTAGATGGAATTGTCCACCGGATCGTACAGAGCAGACGTGGCCATTGCTGGGAACCTGAATTCGGACTGGAGAACACCGGATTCGTTTACGACGCTGATACCTGCCCTTGGCAGCATCTGGAACGTCCCGTCTAATATAGACGTTCCATCTATTTCGATGACGGAATCGGTGTAGATATCGACCGCATACACGTATCCATTGTGCGAATCGTACACCAGAGATGTGGGCAAGCCATGGGTATCTATTGATCCCACGAATCTTTCATTGGTGGAATTGTAGACAAGTATGAGGCCTTCAAGTGGATCGGATACGTAGAGATATCCGTTCATGCCATCGATGACGCTGGAGAACGGAGTGCTTGTAAAATGATCGGAATATATACCGAACGATGATGTTATACCTGTCACCGTTCCCCTCAATGAATCTGTCAGAAATGCGGTGCCGTTCATTGGATCGAATGCCATGAAGAGGGGCAGTATACTGAATTCATGGCTGAAAACTATGCTTGACGTTGATGGATCTATGACCTTAAGATCGCCTCCGAAGATCTCGGCAAGAGTTGCATTGTATGAGAATGTTTTATTGTGAATTACGTCGTATATCGAATTGAATATGTCATGCATCAGGCTCGTGTTGAAATCGGATACTGCATAGTCGTATCCATTGTAACTGTTCATATAATTGTATAGAGTTCCATACCCGATAGACACATTTTTGATGCTTGAGCCGATTATTGTGAGATTCTGGCTAAGAGGGCCTGTCACGAAGATCTGATTATCATAATATGAGACAGAGTCAGCGAATCCTCCGATGGTGTAGTTCGTTATGAGTTCGAAGTTCCTTGCGTTGAAGACCTGCACAACGCCGACGTCCTTGGTCAGATTCGTTTTACTTACATTGTTGAAGCCTGCTGGCTGTGCTGCGTATAGGTAGTCATTGTATGGATCATAGGCCATGGATAGTACGCCTGCCGTTGTGGTTCTTGATACGTATGATACAGCCTGAGTTCCAACTATGGATGCTATACCGCCGTCCATGGAGACATAGACTGTACCGTTCATGGTGTTGTACGTAAGGGACAGTGGCAGTCCATCACTGCTGTTAAGCGGTATATTGGAGATAACTTTGGATAGGCCTGGGTTTACAACACTTATCGAATCATTTGAGGAACTTGAAACGTATAGATATCCATTAACCGAATCATACAGTACCCACGTTGGAGAGGAGATCTCCAGATGTATGGTGGACACTATGGTATCGTGCGTGGCATTGACCACGATCAATGTACCATTCAGATCGCTCTGAACGCTCCTACTACTGACAGATCCCTGCTCCATTGCAGCCACATAGATGTTGCCGTTCGATCCATCATAAGCGGCGCCTGTTATTCCGAAGAAATTCGTTCCAATGTTATTTCCGCTGTAGATATTATTGTTCAGCGTGTTTATGGTGTTCACAAGCAGTGGCGCATTTCCATCACCGGAAGACGATACATACGGACTGTTTGCCATATATGCAGAATTTATTATGGATTTAATGAGCGAGGATCTGTAAACAGGACTGATTAGGCTGTAAAGGCTTCTATACCTGTTATTATGAACACTCGATTGATATGCACCGGCTATATCATATTTCGTATTTTTCGAATGGCCGGTATAGGTAAGGCCAACTCCAGCCAGTGAAAACGTCAGCAGAGTCATTGCCACTATA from Thermoplasma sp. Kam2015 includes the following:
- a CDS encoding ABC transporter ATP-binding protein gives rise to the protein MTAILELRDVKKTIGKTAALNGVSIEIDEPGFYGMMGPNGAGKSTLLKIILGLIRPDYGTVSIMGKCVQFGYGGQHASGIVETPEFPSYLRISNIARFIGLMRGLSDSEIDENLRSLCITANLCDLLDRRYGTLSQGMKQRFAILSAFIGYPKVVVLDEPLNGVDAYNANLILDFLRKAKDMGMVVLSTFHDPDQFRDLCDRIFILIDGKIESDATQYRNRRIFKIRSELVSDRVEGCRNIGNYLVFGLDENSIDALELARRLHLGIDRIETGDGLREYYHLILQDHYRNDRNYK
- a CDS encoding YncE family protein, whose product is MNVKKFSVLLIVAMTLLTFSLAGVGLTYTGHSKNTKYDIAGAYQSSVHNNRYRSLYSLISPVYRSSLIKSIINSAYMANSPYVSSSGDGNAPLLVNTINTLNNNIYSGNNIGTNFFGITGAAYDGSNGNIYVAAMEQGSVSSRSVQSDLNGTLIVVNATHDTIVSTIHLEISSPTWVLYDSVNGYLYVSSSSNDSISVVNPGLSKVISNIPLNSSDGLPLSLTYNTMNGTVYVSMDGGIASIVGTQAVSYVSRTTTAGVLSMAYDPYNDYLYAAQPAGFNNVSKTNLTKDVGVVQVFNARNFELITNYTIGGFADSVSYYDNQIFVTGPLSQNLTIIGSSIKNVSIGYGTLYNYMNSYNGYDYAVSDFNTSLMHDIFNSIYDVIHNKTFSYNATLAEIFGGDLKVIDPSTSSIVFSHEFSILPLFMAFDPMNGTAFLTDSLRGTVTGITSSFGIYSDHFTSTPFSSVIDGMNGYLYVSDPLEGLILVYNSTNERFVGSIDTHGLPTSLVYDSHNGYVYAVDIYTDSVIEIDGTSILDGTFQMLPRAGISVVNESGVLQSEFRFPAMATSALYDPVDNSIYISLALISQINGVYDELEYINMTSDTRSFIQLGLSSNGVGVAGGLTYNTTNGMVYVAYYTSISPGTRAFSEISGTTVVRNVTYPSNISPDWYIAQVPITITYDPIHDFIIIPTYEGFAVFNNTVFTGFYPIFNATNSIFRIITSAYYVQSMDMIITDDFATASNASGHTYVSGQVSFINASSMELIGNVTVGEGPVSTAVSQNGLIYVSNLIYGTISVLTNRTNDVGTLIITDEYTNSTATLNGQPIILINGNATETVTPGFYYINVSKDGYYPYSNFVYVAPMTTNHVTVYMKPISSYGYLQGFIDPSYAHISADGVSIPVSNGYFNQSLTPGFYYISAFAPGYSTALIEVNISQGKTTTVNLALQKISRYGMINGNMMPFNASDSPSVLINGTVAALNLTGYFSATVPYGTYTVSAYENGYYPLSITINVSSTETNVSLKLAKEPAPTSTAANSGIDAYGYNATVTTPKNVNDSIVLNYTATSGSIVIQVPLQYLKNATISDILNSKVYINGTQYKNFSIVINSNYSVYLVVYGVNGDPQLRWVYVPSTVSTPPPSPTPTPITTKLPKISYLDIYLIAGILAIVVVVAAVAAIFYRRRR